A stretch of DNA from Flavobacteriaceae bacterium MAR_2009_75:
AGAAAAAAGCTATACCGTAAACAATTTGCACGAGGCACTAACTCAATACGCCGGACCAACCTTCGCCGATAATTTTTTTAACAACTACATCTACCAAAGCAAAATGCCCAACTATAAAAAGCTCTTGCAAAGCGTAGGTGTTAGCTTATCGCAAAATCAAGATCGGCCATACTTCGGCGTAAAGGTCAGTTTGAACGGAGACGGCCATGGCAAAATAGACTCGAATCCTAAAATTGATACTCCCGCGTATGCCTCAGGCTTGGATAAGGGAGATGTGATTACTACTATTAATGGGGAGAAGTTTCCGAATGGTCAACCCTTCAAGGCTTTTATCGAAAATCATCGAGTGGGCGATACTTTAACTGTAGGGTATGAACGTTATGGAGTGTCAAAAAAAAACAGTTTTAATTTTAGAGGCAGACCCAAAGTACAGCATACTTACCATGGAAAAATTAGGTAAGGACACTAGTAAAAAACAACTTAAATACAGAAGAGCTTGGTTATGGAGCCTCGACCAGAAATAATTTTTAAAAAATGTTCTTCAGACGAAGAGTTGAAGCAGATTCTTAGATTACAAAAAGAAAATTTACCAAGCTCGGTTACCGATGACGAGAAAGAAACAGAGGGCTTTGTAACCGTACACCATAGCTTTGACATTCTTAAAGAAATGAACAACACCTGCCCACATATTATAGCCGTAAGCAATAAAAACGTCATCGGCTATGCACTTTGTATGCATCCGAAATTTGGTGAGGAAATAGCCGTTCTAAAACCCCTATTCGATATGTTGGAAACGTTAAAGCCAAAAATTGAAAATTATATGG
This window harbors:
- a CDS encoding ribosomal protein S18 acetylase RimI-like enzyme, translating into MEPRPEIIFKKCSSDEELKQILRLQKENLPSSVTDDEKETEGFVTVHHSFDILKEMNNTCPHIIAVSNKNVIGYALCMHPKFGEEIAVLKPLFDMLETLKPKIENYMAMGQICISKEYRKKGVFRQLYRTMRAEITPEFTSIITEVAIENKKSLAAHYAIGFEDLLTYQSGDITWKTIQLR